The proteins below are encoded in one region of Helianthus annuus cultivar XRQ/B chromosome 2, HanXRQr2.0-SUNRISE, whole genome shotgun sequence:
- the LOC110921803 gene encoding probable disease resistance protein At5g66910, translated as MAVDPFSEPISKLSDTVLYVIKTTSNFKPQLRQLTKTLDTITPIMVDIQNQNRKLDRTRSEQDMFMKDIEDAKKLVEKCSRIKWNLILKFTHSLKLKDVSQKLLNFFQVEVQADQWRDIKKVLVEVDSVNERLASLSLGLSSGSMRMSMRRCETAERRRFGWLVPPLPKGIVGFDEPLNKLKAKILEGINVHDVDDDGSAMDCDDGSEMDCDDGCGVGNVVVVSGVGGDGKTTLVKMLCNDHEIQANFGENIFFVTVSEEFDYKVSVNGLFNPSHFDQQGKFQSTEDAKNELENFLREKVLGPILLVLDDVWRESDIKNFEFDIKGYKLLVTSRMVFTKYDVFKFDPLSDEDAKILFCRSAKPNPTIDKNLINQMVKCCKKHPLTLSVVGGSLDGKNEVLWRSMLKSLSQGQSLLDLNKEILNRLERSFETLEDKFKQCFLDFGLFLEDHRIPASAILDMWVHLYNHDDEGIDTLAKIYELSYRNLVNVLARRPREDPYAPVNYCEQQFVTQHDLLRQLAINLSSKLPVAKRRRLIITEQNDQLVTNVLGEDQVTSVEQLQEPMQARVLSISTGESFSSRWCDMRVPEVEVMVLNLKSKTYTLPHFLKEMQKLKILNVTNYGLYPTEFKNFQLLGYLSNLTRIRLERVAISSLSRSTLELVNLQKVSFIMCKMRNAFEDSDNLNVWPSLVEIEMDYCQDLVIYPQILCRSVYLKKLSITNCNELCKISEKFGNLTGLETLILHSCTQLEKLPESITRLQNLSILDISDCLNLTKLPEDMGSLGGLRTICMAGFTGVHELPASVKELSNTKVVCNEEVACQWKEFGNVEITVVEEDRTATLERIIC; from the exons ATGGCTGTAGATCCCTTTTCAGAACCCATTTCTAAGCTATCTGATACCGTTTTATATGTCATAAAAACAACATCCAATTTTAAACCCCAACTGAGGCAACTCACAAAAACCTTAGACACAATAACACCAATCATGGTTGACATACAAAACCAGAATCGGAAACTAGACCGTACACGTTCAGAGCAAGACATGTTCATGAAAGATATCGAAGATGCCAAAAAACTTGTTGAAAAATGCTCCAGAATCAAGTGGAATCTCATCTTAAAGTTCACCCACTCGTTGAAGCTCAAAGATGTTAGCCAGAAATTGCTAAATTTCTTTCAGGTTGAAGTTCAGGCGGATCAGTGGCGGGATATCAAGAAGGTGCTGGTAGAAGTGGATTCCGTAAATGAAAGATTAGCAAGTTTATCTCTGGGGTTGAGTAGTGGTTCTATGCGTATGTCTATGAGAAGATGTGAAACCGCGGAACGAAGAAGATTTGGTTGGTTGGTTCCGCCGCTTCCTAAAGGCATTGTCGGATTCGACGAGCCGCTGAACAAGCTTAAGGCTAAGATTCTTGAAGGTATTAATGTTCATGATGTGGATGATGATGGAAGTGCAATGGATTGTGATGATGGAAGTGAAATGGATTGTGATGATGGTTGTGGTGTTGGTAATGTGGTTGTTGTTTCGGGTGTCGGTGGAGATGGGAAGACCACTTTGGTGAAAATGCTATGCAATGATCATGAAATTCAAG CAAATTTTGGGGAGAATATTTTCTTTGTGACTGTTTCAGAGGAATTTGATTACAAGGTAAGTGTCAATGGACTCTTTAATCCAAGTCACTTTGATCAACAAGGTAAGTTTCAAAGCACTGAAGATGCAAAGAACGAGTTGGAGAACTTTTTGCGTGAGAAAGTATTAGGTCCTATACTTCTAGTGTTAGATGATGTTTGGCGTGAATCCGATATTAAAAACTTCGAATTTGATATTAAAGGATACAAACTTTTGGTCACTTCTAGAATGGTCTTTACGAAATATGATGTGTTCAAATTTGATCCTTTGAGTGACGAAGATGCGAAGATTCTCTTTTGCCGCTCTGCGAAACCTAATCCTACAATCGACAAGAATCTTATCAATCAG ATGGTGAAATGTTGTAAGAAACACCCGCTTACCCTTTCTGTAGTTGGCGGTTCCTTAGATGGGAAAAATGAGGTGCTCTGGAGATCTATGCTTAAGTCATTGTCTCAAGGTCAATCACTTTTAGATCTAAACAAGGAAATACTCAATCGCCTGGAAAGAAGCTTTGAGACCTTGGAAGATAAATTCAAACAATGTTTCTTGGATTTTGGGTTATTCCTAGAAGATCATAGGATCCCGGCTAGTGCTATTTTGGATATGTGGGTGCACTTGTACAATCATGACGATGAGGGCATCGACACCCTTGCAAAGATCTACGAACTATCCTACAGAAATCTTGTCAATGTTTTGGCCAGACG TCCCAGGGAAGATCCATATGCACCGGTTAACTATTGTGAGCAACAATTTGTCACACAACACGATTTGCTCAGGCAACTTGCTATTAACTTGAGTAGCAAACTACCAGTAGCAAAGAGGCGAAGATTGATTATAACCGAACAAAATGACCAGCTAGTTACCAATGTTCTTGGAGAAGACCAGGTCACATCAGTTGAGCAACTGCAAGAACCTATGCAAGCCCGCGTATTATCTATTTCTACAG GAGAGTCATTCTCCTCGAGATGGTGCGACATGAGAGTTCCTGAGGTTGAAGTTATGGTGCTAAACCTAAAATCAAAGACCTACACTTTACCCCACTTCTTGAAGGAAATGCAAAAATTGAAGATTTTAAACGTCACAAACTATGGTTTATACCCGACAGAATTTAAAAACTTCCAGCTTCTTGGCTATTTATCCAATCTAACAAGGATTAGGCTCGAGCGTGTTGCAATATCATCGTTGAGTAGATCCACTTTGGAGCTCGTAAACTTGCAGAAAGTATCATTCATAATGTGCAAAATGAGAAACGCTTTTGAGGACAGTGACAACCTCAATGTTTGGCCAAGTCTAGTTGAAATCGAGATGGATTATTGCcaggatttagtgatatacccgcAGATATTGTGTAGAAGTGTCTACCTTAAGAAGCTAAGTATCACAAACTGCAACGAGTTgtgtaaaatttctgaaaaattcGGTAACTTGACTGGTTTggaaacactgattcttcattcatgTACACAACTGGAAAAGCTACCTGAATCAATCACACGTCTTCAAAATCTAAGCATCCTCGATATTTCGGATTGTTTAAACTTGACCAAGTTGCCAGAAGATATGGGAAGTTTAGGTGGTCTAAGAACAATTTGCATGGCGGGTTTTACAGGAGTTCATGAACTGCCAGCATCTGTTAAGGAGCTATCTAACACGAAAGTCGTATGCAATGAAGAAGTAGCATGCCAGTGGAAGGAGTTTGGCAATGTGGAGATAACCGTGGTGGAAGAAGATAGAACAGCAACCCTTGAGAGAATCATCTGTTAG